Proteins co-encoded in one Xiphophorus couchianus chromosome 3, X_couchianus-1.0, whole genome shotgun sequence genomic window:
- the LOC114141971 gene encoding blarina toxin-like isoform X1, whose product MALLKVLLLLLELGVSVNSAVSLQKRIIGGHDCDDTERQYHVRLMMTNGPSTIMCGGSLIHPQWILTAADCYDPETGWNNVAIFKVHPRATEVHTHIIRQTPVLYTGDSRKHNIILLKLQRPVNDVPLAPLPDCSNRPKIGDTVQLAGEGATTTGPNNRRLRTVHIPKHLQCVDMRVVQISQSRSFGYMFRVEEPNKDACYGESGGAVMFNGKIYGVISIDVSHFACKKPVSIMDVCEYIGWIKTTIGHK is encoded by the exons gtgtttcagtgaactcagctgtttctctgcagaagagAATCATTGGAGGTCATGACTGTGATGACACAGAGCGTCAATATCATGTTCGGCTGATGATGACCAACGGGCCGTCAACGATCATGTGTGGAGGATCTCTGATCCACCCTCAGTGGATCCTGACTGCAGCTGACTGCTATGACCCAGAGACAGGGTG GAATAATGTAGCAATTTTCAAAGTTCATCCACGGGCTACTGAAGTGCATACTCACATAATCCGACAAACTCCTGTGTTGTATACTGGCGATAGCCGGAAGCATAACATCATATTGCTGAAGCTTCAGAGACCAGTAAATGATGTCCCACTTGCTCCACTACCAGACTGCAGTAATCGCCCTAAAAT TGGTGACACTGTTCAGCTGGCAGGAGAGGGAGCAACGACAACCGGCCCCAATAATCGGCGAT TACGCACTGTTCATATTCCAAAACATCTTCAGTGTGTCGACATGAGAGTTGTTCAGATTTCCCAATCCCGGTCATTTGGATATATGTTCCGGGTTGAAGAACCGAACAAGGACGCATGTTat GGTGAATCCGGTGGAGCAGTGATGTTCAACGGCAAGATTTATGGTGTGATTTCTATTGATGTCTCACACTTTGCATGCAAGAAACCAGTTTCCATCATGGATGTGTGTGAATACATTGGatggataaaaacaacaattggccataaataa